In Liquorilactobacillus nagelii DSM 13675, the following proteins share a genomic window:
- a CDS encoding bacteriocin immunity protein → MKKQAAVEQMLNQLSQAYAACEIKEQPEAQQLIFSAAQELEKNGDCDLVASKLCKKIVLYYWEHKDNFPQALADLHGQIKSKAVKYDATAISAIMLPMWF, encoded by the coding sequence ATGAAAAAACAAGCAGCGGTGGAGCAGATGTTGAATCAACTAAGCCAAGCTTATGCAGCTTGCGAAATTAAAGAGCAGCCTGAAGCTCAGCAATTAATTTTTTCAGCGGCTCAAGAACTTGAAAAAAACGGTGACTGTGACTTAGTTGCTAGTAAACTTTGCAAAAAAATTGTGCTTTATTATTGGGAACACAAAGACAATTTTCCCCAAGCTTTAGCTGATTTACATGGTCAAATCAAATCAAAAGCAGTTAAATATGATGCAACTGCCATTTCGGCAATCATGTTGCCAATGTGGTTTTAA